A window from Desulfurispora thermophila DSM 16022 encodes these proteins:
- a CDS encoding flavodoxin family protein, whose amino-acid sequence MKVIGIVGSPRPEGNTATLVEQVLKGAEQAGAQTAVFHVNKMNIRGCQGCYKCKKQGSCAVQDDMAVLYEQIDSADAVVFGSPVYMWQMTAQLKTVIDRLFAYMQPDYTFPGLKGKKAALVFAQGQPNPDMFAPYIQQIASLLRFMQFNVAEPLIAPGTTTAGSIKENTTVMQTALELGKKLAGAQ is encoded by the coding sequence ATGAAAGTGATTGGCATTGTGGGCAGCCCTCGCCCGGAAGGCAACACGGCCACACTGGTGGAGCAGGTACTTAAAGGAGCAGAGCAGGCCGGGGCACAAACGGCAGTTTTCCACGTTAATAAAATGAACATCCGGGGCTGTCAGGGTTGCTACAAATGCAAAAAACAAGGCTCCTGCGCAGTACAGGATGATATGGCGGTCCTGTATGAGCAGATTGATTCCGCCGACGCCGTGGTTTTCGGCTCACCGGTATACATGTGGCAAATGACCGCTCAACTGAAAACCGTCATCGACCGGCTCTTTGCCTATATGCAACCCGATTACACTTTTCCCGGCCTGAAAGGGAAAAAGGCCGCCCTGGTTTTTGCCCAGGGACAGCCCAACCCGGATATGTTCGCCCCGTATATTCAGCAAATCGCTTCTTTGCTACGCTTTATGCAATTTAACGTAGCCGAACCATTGATTGCCCCCGGCACCACTACAGCCGGCTCGATAAAAGAAAACACCACTGTTATGCAAACCGCTCTGGAGCTGGGCAAAAAACTGGCTGGAGCACAGTAA
- a CDS encoding energy-coupling factor ABC transporter ATP-binding protein: MIRLENVTYKYPGGPTVLQDITLHIDRGDFVALLGANGSGKTTLLKLLNGLLRPCTGRVVIDGQDISQIRTSQLARRVGFLFQNPDHQIFCRTVYEEIAFGLKNTGHPAPAIPQLVTEAAQRVGLVHLLSAPPYALSKGQRQLVALASVLALHTPVLVLDEPTTGQAHSAGLAVMELVKQLNREGQTIIMVTHDLELALSYTRRAIVLQDGRIVVDGPTRSILARSETLHAAGLEQPQICRLASMLQKRFPAWSSLHRAGTAPEMLSAILHCRGGETDGCPA; encoded by the coding sequence TTGATCCGGCTGGAAAACGTAACTTATAAATACCCGGGGGGCCCCACAGTGCTGCAGGACATTACACTACACATTGACCGGGGAGACTTTGTCGCCCTGCTGGGTGCCAACGGCAGCGGTAAAACGACGCTGCTCAAACTGCTCAACGGCCTGCTCCGGCCGTGCACGGGAAGAGTTGTTATTGACGGCCAGGATATCAGCCAAATCCGCACCAGCCAGTTGGCCCGGCGGGTGGGTTTTCTTTTTCAAAACCCGGACCATCAAATTTTCTGCCGCACCGTGTACGAAGAAATCGCTTTTGGACTGAAAAACACCGGTCATCCTGCCCCGGCAATCCCCCAGCTGGTTACGGAAGCGGCCCAAAGGGTTGGATTGGTCCACCTGCTGTCCGCCCCGCCTTACGCCCTGAGCAAAGGGCAACGCCAGTTGGTAGCCCTGGCCAGTGTGCTGGCCCTGCACACCCCGGTATTGGTGCTGGATGAGCCCACCACGGGGCAAGCCCACAGCGCCGGTCTGGCCGTTATGGAACTGGTAAAGCAGTTGAACCGGGAGGGCCAGACCATAATTATGGTCACCCACGACCTGGAACTGGCCCTGAGCTACACAAGGCGAGCCATAGTATTACAGGACGGCCGGATAGTGGTCGACGGGCCGACCCGCTCTATCCTGGCCCGCAGTGAAACCCTGCACGCCGCCGGTCTGGAACAGCCCCAGATCTGCCGTCTGGCCAGCATGTTGCAAAAACGTTTTCCCGCCTGGAGCTCACTGCACCGGGCCGGCACGGCGCCGGAAATGCTCAGCGCCATACTGCACTGCCGGGGAGGAGAAACCGATGGCTGCCCTGCTTGA
- a CDS encoding DUF441 domain-containing protein — MHIHQAGIILLLLVALFSRSHLVAISCTILIVLPIFDRQAILLQWLEGSALKTGLTLLMIYILLPVAKGTIDGTEIRRTVTTLGGWLALAGGAMATHFNAQGLQLLQCHPEMVFSLTVGTVVGTLFFRGAPCGPVMAAAITAILLQMGTLI, encoded by the coding sequence ATGCATATTCACCAGGCCGGTATCATTCTGCTCTTGCTGGTTGCGTTGTTCAGCCGCTCCCACCTGGTGGCCATCAGCTGTACCATTTTGATTGTTTTACCAATCTTTGACCGGCAAGCAATCCTGCTGCAGTGGCTGGAAGGCAGCGCTTTAAAGACCGGTCTCACCCTGCTCATGATTTACATTTTGCTACCGGTAGCCAAAGGCACCATAGACGGAACCGAAATCCGCCGCACCGTAACCACCCTGGGCGGCTGGCTGGCTCTGGCCGGCGGTGCCATGGCCACCCATTTCAATGCCCAGGGCCTGCAGCTATTGCAATGCCACCCCGAAATGGTCTTCAGCCTGACCGTGGGCACGGTTGTGGGCACCTTATTTTTTCGCGGCGCCCCCTGCGGTCCGGTAATGGCCGCCGCTATCACCGCCATCTTGCTGCAAATGGGTACCTTGATATAA
- the hslV gene encoding ATP-dependent protease subunit HslV, whose protein sequence is MLHGTTIVAVKKGDKVALAGDGQVTLGQNTILKHRANKLRLLYNQQVLAGFAGAVADAFTLFEKFEGKLESYRGNLQRAAVELAKDWRTDRILRRLEALLVVANRQHMLVISGSGEVIEPDDGVVAVGSGGPYALAAARALVRHTGMTPAEVARAALLLAAEICVYTNEHITVLEL, encoded by the coding sequence ATGCTGCACGGTACCACGATTGTGGCGGTAAAAAAAGGTGACAAGGTGGCCCTGGCCGGAGACGGACAGGTGACATTGGGGCAAAATACTATATTAAAGCACCGGGCCAACAAATTGCGCTTGTTATATAACCAGCAGGTGCTGGCGGGGTTTGCCGGTGCGGTGGCCGATGCTTTTACCCTGTTTGAAAAGTTCGAGGGCAAGCTGGAGTCCTACCGTGGCAATCTGCAGCGGGCGGCCGTGGAACTGGCCAAGGACTGGCGTACCGACCGCATCTTACGCCGCCTGGAGGCCCTGTTGGTGGTGGCCAACCGGCAGCACATGCTGGTCATCTCGGGCAGTGGCGAGGTCATAGAGCCTGATGACGGGGTGGTGGCGGTGGGGTCGGGGGGGCCATACGCTCTGGCGGCGGCCCGGGCTCTGGTCAGGCACACTGGAATGACGCCCGCGGAGGTGGCCCGGGCGGCGCTGCTTTTAGCGGCGGAGATTTGCGTATACACGAATGAGCACATTACCGTGTTGGAGCTTTAG
- a CDS encoding tyrosine recombinase XerC gives MYHYIDSFLLYLQVEKNAAENTLAGYRQDLFAGLDFFAAALGKADYAVQPADIDPKLFRAYLARLALEGWQKNTLARKTTAWRSFFRYLAREGVLEDNALATVKPPRGEKKLPDFLHPEQCAQLVESPADSLLGLRDRAMLEVLYGCGLRVSELVGLDVGDLDLAAGRLRVLGKGGRERLMPLGEMAADALQAYLRLARPALCRGVDQTALFLNARGGRITRRGVHKVIGRYLSQLELVGKVSPHTLRHSFATHLLDNGADLRVVQELLGHVRLSTTQIYTHLSTEKLKEIYSRTHPRA, from the coding sequence ATGTATCATTACATTGACAGCTTTCTTCTGTACCTGCAGGTGGAAAAAAACGCTGCGGAAAACACCCTGGCCGGATACCGCCAGGACCTGTTCGCCGGGCTGGACTTTTTTGCTGCTGCCCTGGGCAAGGCGGACTACGCGGTGCAGCCGGCCGATATCGATCCCAAACTGTTTCGGGCCTATTTGGCCCGGCTGGCCCTGGAAGGATGGCAAAAAAACACCCTGGCTCGCAAGACCACAGCCTGGCGGTCTTTTTTCCGTTATCTGGCCCGGGAAGGGGTGCTGGAGGATAACGCTCTGGCTACCGTAAAACCTCCCCGGGGTGAAAAAAAACTGCCGGACTTTTTGCATCCCGAACAGTGTGCCCAATTGGTGGAGAGCCCCGCCGACAGCCTGCTCGGTCTGCGCGACCGGGCCATGCTGGAAGTGCTTTACGGCTGCGGTTTGCGGGTGAGTGAGCTGGTTGGACTGGATGTGGGCGACCTGGACCTGGCCGCGGGGCGGTTGCGGGTGCTGGGCAAAGGAGGCAGGGAAAGGCTCATGCCTCTGGGGGAAATGGCGGCGGATGCCCTGCAGGCTTATCTGCGCCTGGCCCGTCCGGCGTTGTGCCGCGGTGTCGATCAGACGGCGCTTTTTTTGAATGCCCGCGGGGGGAGGATTACCCGGCGGGGAGTGCACAAAGTAATTGGTCGTTATCTGTCCCAGTTGGAGCTGGTCGGCAAGGTCAGCCCGCATACGTTGCGCCATTCCTTCGCCACACACCTGCTGGACAATGGAGCCGACTTGCGGGTGGTGCAGGAACTGTTGGGGCATGTCCGCCTTTCCACTACGCAGATTTACACCCACCTTTCGACAGAAAAATTAAAAGAAATTTATTCACGCACCCATCCCAGGGCATAA
- the topA gene encoding type I DNA topoisomerase, whose amino-acid sequence MEKTLVIVESPAKAKSISKFLGRKYFVRASMGHVRDLPKSQFGVDIENGFAPKYITIRGKGEIIKELRNAVKKADQVLLASDPDREGEAIAWHLLNLLDMDATQPCRIEFNEITKQAVQQAVKNPRPIDMNRVNAQQARRILDRLVGYNLSPLLWRKVKKGLSAGRVQSVAVRLIVDREEEIGAFVPEEYWTLTARLQKENGQAFTAKLHKIGNDKAQISDAATMQKIIQELGGVSYRVVSVQRKEKLRHAPLPFITSTLQQEASRKLNFTARKTMLLAQQLYEGIELGNEGPVGLVTYIRTDSSRVSETARQEAAQYISERYGSSFVPEKVRKAPVKGRIQDAHEAIRPTAVYREPDAIKQYLTPDQYKLYRLIWSRFVASQMSPAVYDTTTVDVAAGKYLFRASGAVIRFSGFMQVYIEGTDEEEKETLAELPELVENEVLKQVGLEPKQHFTQPPPRYTDATLIKALEEKGIGRPSTYAPIVETILKRGYVVREKKLFYPTELGILVVHLLKDYFPSIIDVEFTASVEEKLDEVEEGEQDWVKLLEEFYGPFKETLARAEEEIGRLEVAEEVSEETCPQCGRHLVFKMGRFGKFLACPGFPDCRFTKPLLEATGVPCPQCAGEMVQRRSKKGRVFYGCSNYPQCDFVVWDRPTNEKCPVCGSMMVLRSVRGQEQLRCVNETAHGQEITVRNALPDGPPVAEAAAAGGKSASGRKKAKTAL is encoded by the coding sequence TTGGAAAAGACCCTGGTTATTGTGGAGTCGCCCGCCAAGGCCAAAAGCATCAGCAAGTTTTTGGGCCGCAAGTATTTTGTGCGCGCCTCCATGGGCCATGTGCGGGACTTGCCCAAGAGCCAGTTCGGGGTGGATATAGAAAATGGCTTTGCTCCCAAGTATATTACCATCCGGGGCAAGGGGGAAATTATCAAGGAATTGCGCAACGCCGTGAAAAAAGCCGACCAGGTGCTGCTGGCTTCCGACCCGGACCGGGAGGGTGAGGCCATTGCCTGGCACCTCTTGAACTTGCTGGATATGGACGCTACCCAGCCCTGCCGTATTGAGTTCAACGAGATCACCAAACAGGCTGTGCAACAGGCGGTGAAGAATCCCCGCCCCATTGATATGAACCGGGTCAACGCCCAGCAGGCCCGGCGGATTTTGGATCGCCTGGTGGGCTATAATTTAAGTCCCCTGCTCTGGCGCAAGGTAAAAAAAGGTCTCAGCGCCGGGCGGGTGCAATCAGTGGCGGTCAGGCTGATTGTGGACCGGGAAGAGGAGATCGGGGCCTTTGTGCCCGAGGAGTACTGGACACTGACAGCCAGGCTGCAAAAAGAAAACGGCCAGGCTTTTACGGCCAAATTGCACAAGATCGGCAATGACAAAGCGCAGATTTCCGACGCTGCTACCATGCAGAAAATTATCCAGGAATTGGGCGGGGTATCTTACCGGGTGGTCAGTGTGCAGCGCAAAGAAAAGCTGCGCCATGCCCCCCTGCCCTTTATCACCAGCACGCTGCAGCAGGAGGCTTCCCGCAAGCTCAACTTTACCGCCCGCAAGACCATGTTACTGGCCCAACAGCTTTACGAAGGGATCGAACTGGGCAATGAGGGCCCGGTGGGCCTGGTGACTTATATCCGCACCGACTCCAGCCGGGTATCCGAGACCGCCCGGCAGGAGGCGGCCCAGTATATCAGTGAGCGCTACGGCAGTAGCTTTGTGCCGGAAAAAGTGCGCAAAGCGCCGGTCAAGGGGCGAATTCAGGATGCGCACGAAGCCATCCGCCCCACAGCGGTTTACCGGGAGCCCGATGCCATCAAGCAGTACCTCACGCCGGATCAGTACAAACTGTACCGTTTGATTTGGTCCCGTTTTGTGGCCAGTCAAATGAGTCCCGCTGTATACGATACCACTACCGTGGACGTGGCGGCGGGGAAATACCTGTTTCGGGCCAGCGGTGCGGTCATTCGTTTCAGTGGTTTTATGCAGGTCTATATAGAGGGGACCGATGAGGAGGAAAAAGAGACTCTGGCCGAATTGCCCGAGTTGGTGGAAAACGAAGTCCTGAAGCAGGTGGGACTGGAACCCAAACAGCACTTTACCCAGCCCCCGCCCCGCTATACCGATGCCACTCTGATTAAAGCTCTGGAAGAAAAGGGTATTGGGAGGCCCAGCACATACGCGCCCATCGTGGAGACCATCTTGAAGCGCGGCTATGTGGTGCGGGAGAAAAAACTGTTTTATCCCACCGAACTGGGCATACTGGTGGTGCACTTGCTCAAGGATTATTTTCCCAGCATTATTGATGTGGAATTTACGGCCAGTGTGGAAGAGAAGCTGGACGAGGTTGAGGAAGGCGAACAGGACTGGGTAAAATTGTTGGAAGAATTTTACGGGCCGTTCAAAGAGACACTGGCCCGGGCGGAGGAAGAGATCGGACGCCTGGAAGTGGCCGAGGAAGTGAGTGAAGAAACCTGTCCGCAGTGTGGTCGCCATCTGGTATTTAAAATGGGGCGCTTTGGTAAATTTTTGGCCTGTCCGGGTTTTCCGGATTGCCGTTTCACCAAACCGCTCCTGGAGGCCACCGGAGTGCCCTGCCCGCAGTGCGCCGGAGAGATGGTGCAGCGGCGCAGTAAAAAGGGTCGCGTATTTTATGGCTGCAGCAATTATCCCCAGTGCGATTTTGTGGTTTGGGACCGTCCGACCAATGAAAAGTGCCCGGTTTGCGGCAGCATGATGGTGTTGAGAAGTGTCCGCGGTCAGGAACAGCTCCGGTGTGTTAATGAAACGGCCCATGGTCAGGAAATAACTGTTCGTAACGCTTTGCCGGATGGGCCACCTGTAGCCGAAGCGGCTGCGGCCGGGGGGAAGTCTGCCAGCGGCCGGAAAAAGGCTAAAACAGCACTGTGA
- the trmFO gene encoding FADH(2)-oxidizing methylenetetrahydrofolate--tRNA-(uracil(54)-C(5))-methyltransferase TrmFO — protein sequence MGRLILTAITVVGAGLAGAEAAWQIARRGIKVQLYEMRPHKNTPAHHTGWFAELVCSNSLRAAALENAVGLLKEEMRRLGSLIMQAADLHAVPAGGALAVDREGFARYVTEQLEGHPLVTVRREEVTGIPARGIVVLAPGPLASPSLSLALQRLCGQEYLYFYDAVAPIVTAESINMERVFVASRYDKGEGEYINCPMTREEYLRFWQELVRAERAPRKELEKEVNFEGCLPIEVLAARGEDTMRYGPLKPVGLIDPRTGKRPYAVVQLRRDNAAGTLYNMVGFQTHLKWGEQERVFRLIPGLEKAEFVRFGVMHRNTYINSPVLLQPTYQLKEHPRLFLAGQITGVEGYVESASSGLVAGINAARLYRGQMPLVFPPATAHGALAHYITTADPRYFQPMNVTFGLFPPLAETTKDKKRRHRLMAERALQLLAGLSTAAL from the coding sequence ATGGGCCGCTTGATTTTGACAGCAATTACGGTTGTGGGGGCAGGCCTGGCGGGAGCGGAAGCGGCCTGGCAAATTGCCCGGCGGGGTATAAAGGTGCAGCTCTATGAAATGCGGCCGCATAAAAACACACCGGCCCATCACACGGGCTGGTTTGCCGAGCTGGTCTGCAGCAATTCGCTGCGGGCGGCCGCGCTGGAAAACGCTGTAGGTTTACTCAAGGAAGAAATGCGCCGCTTGGGTTCCCTGATCATGCAGGCCGCCGACTTGCACGCCGTGCCGGCCGGTGGGGCACTGGCCGTGGACCGGGAGGGTTTTGCCCGCTATGTGACCGAACAATTGGAGGGACATCCCCTGGTGACGGTGCGGCGGGAGGAGGTGACCGGTATTCCGGCCCGGGGCATTGTCGTCCTGGCGCCCGGGCCACTGGCTTCTCCCTCGCTGTCTTTGGCGCTGCAGAGGCTGTGCGGGCAGGAATACCTTTATTTTTACGATGCCGTGGCCCCTATTGTAACAGCGGAGTCCATCAATATGGAGCGCGTTTTTGTGGCTTCGCGCTATGACAAGGGAGAAGGGGAGTATATCAACTGCCCCATGACACGGGAGGAATATCTGCGCTTTTGGCAGGAACTGGTGCGGGCAGAGCGGGCGCCGCGCAAAGAGCTGGAGAAAGAAGTGAACTTTGAAGGTTGTTTGCCTATTGAGGTGCTGGCCGCCCGGGGAGAAGACACCATGCGCTACGGACCGCTCAAACCGGTGGGACTTATCGATCCCCGTACCGGCAAAAGACCCTACGCGGTAGTGCAACTGAGGCGGGACAATGCGGCCGGAACGCTGTACAATATGGTGGGCTTTCAAACCCACCTGAAGTGGGGGGAGCAGGAGCGGGTTTTCCGCCTTATTCCCGGTCTGGAAAAGGCCGAGTTTGTACGCTTTGGCGTGATGCACCGCAACACATATATCAATTCGCCCGTGTTACTGCAGCCCACTTACCAGCTCAAAGAACATCCCCGCCTGTTTCTGGCCGGCCAGATCACGGGGGTGGAGGGCTATGTGGAGTCGGCCAGCTCGGGTCTGGTGGCCGGCATCAATGCGGCGCGCTTGTATCGCGGGCAGATGCCTCTGGTTTTCCCTCCAGCTACCGCCCACGGTGCGCTGGCTCACTATATCACCACAGCCGACCCGCGCTATTTCCAGCCCATGAATGTGACCTTCGGGCTTTTCCCGCCGCTGGCAGAAACCACAAAAGACAAAAAACGGCGGCACAGGTTAATGGCCGAGCGGGCGCTGCAGCTTTTGGCCGGGTTGTCCACTGCTGCGTTGTGA
- a CDS encoding tryptophan transporter: MSQRDMVQSQGSLKAGDVVLVAALLAAGAVLRLFAPQILGITPNFVIGMYCLAVCLLRPGLKETLGIGLVAAAVCQVTTKSLIPYLNFISEPVGILVAYAVMRAPFDLGLKGYTFKPALVTLLGTLASGLTYISIFKMAILFVEVKKNPTFSYLLLVVLVTAAVNTVLAQALYQPILVALGKKDRLEHPAA, translated from the coding sequence ATGTCTCAACGTGATATGGTCCAATCCCAAGGCAGTCTGAAAGCGGGCGATGTGGTACTGGTAGCGGCTCTGCTGGCCGCCGGCGCGGTGCTGCGGCTGTTTGCGCCGCAAATTTTGGGCATCACACCCAACTTTGTCATCGGCATGTACTGTCTGGCTGTCTGTCTTTTGCGCCCCGGCCTGAAAGAAACGCTGGGCATCGGCCTGGTGGCCGCTGCTGTCTGCCAGGTCACTACTAAATCTCTCATACCTTACCTCAATTTTATCAGCGAACCGGTGGGTATACTGGTGGCCTATGCTGTGATGCGGGCACCTTTTGATCTTGGCCTGAAAGGCTACACCTTCAAGCCGGCTCTGGTTACCTTGCTGGGGACCCTGGCCAGCGGGTTGACCTATATCAGCATTTTCAAGATGGCCATTCTTTTTGTGGAAGTCAAGAAGAACCCCACTTTCTCCTATTTGCTGCTGGTGGTGCTGGTAACCGCCGCCGTCAATACAGTGCTGGCCCAGGCCCTATATCAGCCAATACTGGTTGCCCTGGGTAAAAAGGACCGGCTGGAACATCCGGCAGCATAA
- a CDS encoding energy-coupling factor ABC transporter ATP-binding protein — MKPLLEVQSLSFTYPGTTVPALHNINLQVASGELVGITGPGGAGKTTLLHCLAGIIPKHRSGAYSGGVQVEGHEIARLSRAAAARTVGIVLQDPEAQLVAPVVEEEIAFGLENLGLPPAEIAQRIDDALHSTGIFHLRQSACSRLSGGQKQRVAIAAVLAMRPRVLLLDEPTAELDPRGSRQVFQTLRCLATEHKMAILVVEQKINLLAEYCSRLVVMEQGKIILDGPVRQVLIQKEAIQRTGCGYPPVSELALLLKEHGLYQGELPVTVEEAYLMVSQVLAQSVRSHNPTRAAVGGGGN, encoded by the coding sequence GTGAAGCCTTTACTGGAAGTGCAAAGCCTTTCCTTTACCTACCCGGGAACCACTGTCCCCGCCCTGCACAATATTAACCTGCAAGTCGCCAGTGGCGAACTGGTGGGCATCACCGGCCCCGGAGGTGCGGGCAAAACCACCCTGCTGCACTGTCTGGCCGGCATCATTCCCAAACACCGCTCCGGCGCTTATTCCGGCGGGGTGCAGGTGGAAGGGCATGAAATAGCCCGCCTGAGCAGAGCGGCAGCGGCCCGCACAGTGGGCATCGTCCTGCAGGATCCCGAAGCCCAGCTGGTGGCCCCGGTGGTAGAGGAAGAAATTGCCTTTGGCCTGGAAAACCTGGGGTTACCCCCCGCGGAAATAGCACAGCGGATTGATGATGCATTGCACTCTACCGGTATTTTCCACCTGCGCCAGTCCGCCTGCTCCCGCCTGTCCGGCGGGCAAAAACAGCGGGTGGCCATTGCCGCAGTGCTGGCCATGCGCCCCCGCGTGCTGTTGCTGGATGAACCCACGGCCGAACTGGATCCCCGGGGCAGCCGGCAGGTTTTCCAAACCTTGCGCTGTCTGGCCACCGAGCACAAGATGGCCATTCTGGTGGTGGAACAAAAAATCAATCTGCTGGCCGAGTACTGCTCCCGGTTGGTGGTCATGGAACAGGGGAAAATAATCCTGGACGGTCCGGTACGCCAAGTTCTTATCCAAAAGGAAGCAATTCAACGCACCGGCTGTGGCTACCCGCCGGTGAGCGAACTGGCCTTGTTGCTGAAAGAACACGGCCTGTACCAGGGTGAGTTGCCTGTTACGGTTGAAGAAGCGTATCTGATGGTCAGCCAGGTGCTGGCGCAAAGTGTCCGGTCGCACAATCCAACTCGCGCAGCCGTGGGAGGTGGCGGGAATTGA
- a CDS encoding energy-coupling factor transporter transmembrane component T family protein: protein MAALLEYTHRDFFLHRLHPATKLLWSITVLILSFLTDSPLFILALLLSNLLLAAAGGVLKEMLPTLRGLTIFAAILVLLQIFLVEEGKTLFYLIPTHSIGRVTDTGLQMSAVAALRMLATVSTIPILLLTTRMTDLATVLVEKCRIPYTYAFMFLTALRLIPTLMGEMEQVLQAQAARGYQTDTRHPMRKMRIILPLAIPLLVTTVQKIEQTAISMEMRGFASGPRSSYRTIKMQPADYLSIGLLAVVLAGCILWRIIVH, encoded by the coding sequence ATGGCTGCCCTGCTTGAGTACACTCACCGGGATTTTTTCTTACACCGCCTGCACCCGGCCACCAAGCTGCTGTGGAGTATAACCGTGCTCATTCTGAGCTTCTTAACCGATAGCCCCCTTTTCATTCTGGCTCTCTTGCTGAGCAACTTGCTGCTGGCCGCTGCCGGCGGCGTACTCAAAGAAATGCTACCCACCCTGCGCGGCCTGACAATATTTGCCGCCATCCTGGTCCTGCTGCAGATATTTCTGGTCGAGGAGGGAAAAACCCTTTTCTATCTCATCCCCACCCACAGCATTGGCCGGGTAACCGACACCGGGCTGCAAATGAGCGCGGTAGCCGCCCTGCGCATGCTGGCCACGGTTTCCACCATTCCCATTTTGCTTTTGACCACCCGGATGACCGACCTGGCAACCGTGCTGGTGGAAAAGTGCCGCATCCCATACACCTACGCCTTTATGTTTCTTACCGCCCTGCGCCTGATTCCCACCCTGATGGGCGAAATGGAACAGGTGCTGCAGGCCCAGGCCGCCCGCGGCTACCAGACCGATACGCGCCATCCAATGCGCAAAATGCGCATCATCCTGCCCCTGGCCATCCCGTTGCTGGTAACCACGGTGCAAAAAATAGAACAGACGGCCATTTCCATGGAAATGCGCGGCTTCGCCAGCGGCCCGCGCAGCAGCTACCGGACAATAAAAATGCAGCCTGCCGATTATTTATCGATAGGGCTGCTGGCAGTGGTTTTGGCCGGATGTATTCTGTGGCGCATCATTGTACATTAA
- the dprA gene encoding DNA-processing protein DprA → MSRLCLAWQVLMPGQARRFWDCVPLAGDWQELLQAGEERLMALKLFSARQARDWSSLLSGELLEEKVRQWQRQKIFFIDFNHPLFPDLLRNISDPPLGLFFSGDASLLGQPAVAVVGSRRATAYGLYMAEKLGRELARVGITVVSGLARGIDTAAHQGALAGGGKTIAVLGCGLDVVYPRENQKLYAAIAERGVLVSEFPPGTPPQPWHFPVRNRVISGLCRAVVVVEAGEKSGAMITAYLALEQGREVMAVPGQATSKMSRGPHRLLRQGARLVEDAGDILEELGLTRLFAGGEDGHGVTLEPAEEALLALISWEPVPLDILAIKSGLPVSRVLTILSFLELKGLVRQLPGQRFCLRQI, encoded by the coding sequence TTGTCCAGACTATGTCTGGCCTGGCAGGTTCTCATGCCGGGACAGGCGCGGCGCTTTTGGGACTGCGTACCGCTGGCCGGTGACTGGCAAGAGTTGCTCCAGGCGGGGGAAGAAAGGCTGATGGCCTTAAAGCTCTTTTCTGCCCGGCAGGCCAGGGATTGGTCCAGTTTATTGAGTGGTGAGCTGCTGGAAGAGAAAGTACGGCAGTGGCAGCGGCAGAAGATATTTTTTATTGACTTTAATCACCCGCTATTTCCCGATCTTTTGCGCAATATTTCCGACCCGCCACTGGGCCTGTTTTTTTCTGGTGATGCATCTCTGCTCGGGCAACCGGCTGTGGCCGTGGTGGGGTCGCGCCGGGCTACCGCTTACGGACTGTACATGGCGGAAAAACTGGGCCGGGAACTGGCCAGGGTCGGGATCACAGTGGTCAGCGGCCTGGCCCGGGGAATTGATACAGCAGCCCACCAGGGGGCGCTGGCCGGTGGGGGTAAGACCATTGCCGTGCTGGGCTGCGGTCTGGATGTGGTTTACCCGCGGGAAAATCAAAAACTGTATGCCGCTATAGCTGAGCGCGGGGTCCTGGTCAGCGAGTTTCCTCCCGGCACTCCACCCCAGCCCTGGCACTTTCCGGTGCGTAACCGGGTCATCAGCGGGCTGTGCCGGGCAGTCGTGGTGGTGGAAGCCGGAGAGAAGAGCGGGGCCATGATCACGGCCTATCTGGCTCTGGAGCAGGGGCGGGAAGTGATGGCCGTACCCGGACAGGCTACCAGCAAAATGAGCCGGGGCCCGCACCGGCTTTTGCGCCAGGGGGCCCGGTTGGTGGAGGATGCCGGAGATATCCTGGAAGAATTGGGCCTCACCAGGCTTTTTGCCGGTGGGGAAGATGGTCATGGTGTTACCCTGGAGCCCGCAGAAGAAGCCTTGCTGGCGCTGATTTCCTGGGAGCCGGTGCCTTTGGATATTTTGGCCATCAAGAGCGGGTTGCCCGTTAGCCGGGTGCTGACCATACTTTCTTTTCTGGAGCTGAAAGGACTGGTGCGCCAGTTGCCCGGTCAGCGCTTTTGCTTGCGTCAAATATGA